CCTTGGGTCTGGCCATTTCAGTGCTGATCTTCATTTGGTTCCAGGCATCCTTAACATCCACGGTGCCCTTCCTGCCACAGGTGGACACCACGGGGTCTAACAATGCCAGCCTAGTGAATGCCACCCGGTGCTCATTGCAGAGGAATGCAGGAGGGCACAAGAAGGTGTTTGTGACGTTTTTTGTTTTGGTATATTTCGTATTGCCTCTTGTCATTATAGTGACAGTCTACTGCAACGTCTTCAAAGTGGCCAGGATAGCTGCCATGCAGCATGGACCTTTGCCCTCTTGGGCAGCAAGTCCTCGCCAGAGGTCCAACTCTACTGGCAGCAGGACCAACATTATGCCAGGAAACAGATCTCAAAGAGGGTCACCAGACAGGACATTAGGGGGAGCGAAAGCTGCTTTTACCCTCATGATCATTGGTGGGCAGTTTGTAATGTGCTGGTTTCCTTATTTTGTTTATCATGTGCAAAATGCTCTAGACAGCAATTTATATAAAGCATCAGGAGGGAAGTGGGAGAGCATAGTTAAATGGCTTGCATACACATCATTTACTGTTAACCCTTTCTTCTATGGCTGTCTAAATAGGCAAATTCGAAATGAACTTGCCAGGATCCCCAAATGCTTCTTAAAACAGTCCTTGGATGAACAGTTAGGCCTCTCCAGCCAAGAGGGGTCTGTGGAAGAGAACTTCCTCCAGTTTCTTCAGAGAACTAGCTGTGTGGTGGACAGGAGAAACAGTTTTCCCACTTCCACTGCTTCTAAGCTTCTGGTTAATCAAAGCACTCTGAGTTTCAGAATTCCAGGCCAGATTCTGGAGGAAACTCCAGAACTGATGGAACATGAGTCCTCAGAGGGTTTCAAAAGTATACAGATATGTTCTAAGCAAGGAAATAGCCTAGCGCCGCCAACAAAGTGAACTCACCTTCTAGGTGAACATTTTTAATACTTAGTGTTGGATGATCGTTTGGCCTATTGTGTCCTATTTTGAAACAGACTTGATTATTAAGGCAACGAGTGTCCAGCAAAGTGCGGTAACCAGTGTAAATACTtatttgatgattttttttttcagtaaagggAAATCTGGTTGCCATTGGTAACTGCACTTTCACACAATTACCTTTTACTGTATTTTATAGATTAAGTCTGAAATTATTATATGGGCGTTTCAGTTTTTATACCTATGTAAGAAAAACTCTTATGATATAATATGTTTACTATCAAGGCACAAGCACTTTTTATAATAAAAGAATGACTGAAGGGAAAACTACCAGCCACTTGGCATGGGAGCAGGTTTAGGGTCATTTATGTTGTTAGAAAAGTTTTATTCTAGATCTGTTCAATGGCAAATTATCATAAGATAGGGAAAGGTGATTATGATACATTTTAAATCTGTACTTAGAATCTTCTGATTGTTCTATTTCAACTGTGTGTTAAAATTAACGACTGACTAGATTTTACATGAATGGTATAAACAACTTCTGTGCAATCGTGAAATGCATATGAGCAGACATGCTCTTTTGCATGCTTtttacagatataaagcacaacaAAGCAATAAAGAATTGCAACACTATGAAAAATAACTGCTGGCTTGTTAttctattttaaatgtaaaaatatactTTAAATGAATCATTTTACTTATTCATGATGTAAACTTAGATTAGTGAAACCATATGTTTTTGTTCAGTTTAGCAGAATTTATGTCAATTTAAGTGGATGTATATTTTCCTTTGCTTTCTTCACAGATCTGatacagttaaaggacaactgaaggaagagctatatggaggctgacatatgtatttccttttaaacaataccagttacctggcagccctgctgatctatttggctgcagtagtgtctgctagaaacaaacatgcagctaaacttgtcagatctgacaataatgtcagaaacacctgatctgctgcatgcttgttcagggtctatggctaaaagcattagaggcagaggatgaacaggagtggcaactggtattgtttaaatagaaataaatatggcagccgccatatccctctcattacaattGTCGTTTAAGGGCAAACGTAATATTTTCCTCTGCAAGAAATCAAAAATAGTacaatcctcctcctccatgaTTCCCTCATAAGTATAGGTATAcgtgtaggcaggtataggtagaaaatgattggaaatttcACAGATACAGAACTTTAATCAATTTGCTACATCCATGCTCAAGCCTTTCACATCAGCCAGATTTAAATTTAGCCACTTCAATTTCCATGCATACAGAATGCTGCAATGGCACTAGATCCTTGGTGGGTCCTTCCTCAAGCACACGAATCACAATTAGAGGGAAGTGGTGGCATTAGTTAGATCAAAACAGGCATGTGCACTTAGGATCTGAAATGATCTAGTACCATCTCACCATTCTCTTTGCATGGATACATTTGGGATTCAATTATGGCAAAGGTTTAGGCATGGATgctgcaaagtaaaaaaaaaaagttctagacCAATAGAATTGCCAATACACTTTGTGTATAAACATAGACTCACTCTGGTATGTTAGGCATACCGACTGCACTTCTAGCTAAAGATTCACGGAACTTCTTATGTGACAATGGCTCTGATTCGCCATGCATAGGTAAGATTTAACATCTTTGTCGTTACTAATGCTGGGAGAGCACCACCTGTTAACTCATCAACGGCACACACATTGCTATGGTAAGGCACAAATTGTGTATGGCACTAATGGGTTAATGGACAGTGCTCTCCTGgtgtattggtaaaattactgtgcACTACCTGCACACGGCAATTATACAAGTGCATGGTGAATCAGGGTTAATGTTACATAAGACATTCCATGGATGTTTTTCGAGAAATAGTACAAGGAGTGAGGAAAAAGAAGTGTCTGTGCAGTTCCAAACCTACTTAGAACtagacagtgtttttttttcttcttactgtAACGTTTAAGAATCCagggctttaaagtggacctgaattcagaactcctctttgctctaaaagagacacaacagcataataacctttaaacaaaaaaacatgtatttgtttcagctgatacaaattctaaaataaatctgcactgtttctacttcctgattcatggaagcagacatattgttaacattgctTTCAAATGGCCGTATCTGCAATCTCTGCCAtagccagtcatgtgacacaggggagggatcaaattacaactagtgattagacacagatgagggggaattactcaggctaaactctttaaatacatacaggatgcattgttggtatgttttccttgtgtccagtgcaagagttcaggtccacttaaaataccagttgctctGCAGCCAGACACTAATAAATAATATGCTGAAAATTCTGTGTGGCTGAGAAAAACAAATCTGAATGCAGGAAACAGATAACAAACCCAACTATTCCACAatttgtctgtatgggagctgaataacACAACAAATGCTACATTCATGGATCTTACACAGTCAAaacattaagggctcgttcacactagggacatttttggccttttttcaaatgcaggcaatttttaaaattgcccacaaaacgcttgtgcaatgaatgtctatgagaaggttcatatcagcgcggttcgtgtGCTGTGCGTTCAGAAAAGCGGTGCTTGTACCATTATTGgggcatttttgctataatggaaggtataggaagagcgctaaatgctcacaaaaccgctttatgcggcgattgcgttttttagaataaatacattgtatttattattttccgggtcaaagagttcacttcctgacgtgtgtcagggagtgaatctcaaaaccgctctggcaaagcgcttagaaaaacgctttttttaaaaacacagcgcacagtggagtgccgggaggggaaaaaaacgcacaaaaacacaAAGCGCTTGCGTATTCATTTTTAgttgtgaatgaggcctgaaaggtagatttaaatacaaaataagactATGAAATTCCATGAAAGTCCTGTTTAGTATTAGAACTATAAATACaatagtttatctcatcattttattttcacttcaggtttgcttttagcaaAGCTTCTATGCTtagtcagatacttacccaagaagagggaaatctctgtatcctaatgaggcttcccgcgGTGTCCTCCGTCCCCCCTATTGTCGCTTGTGTACCCTCCAAAGATACTGACAAGGGCTTTTAGGTAATCTGATCAGGGCCCTGCGCCTCTTCAAGCATGAGATTTGCCATACTGTGTCTGCACAAGAGCAGCTCCATACTACTATGCAGGCTCGGCTGCAACATGGccctgatcagctggacactggaGGATCTCGGACAACCGTGGAGGACTAGATGACAGCATGTGAAGCCTCTGGAGGTTCCAGGGACTTTTCTCTCATTGGGTAAAGATGTGTTTCTGAACTTGAGCTTTGGCTTaggctctctttaacctcctaagcgttacgccgctcaggaggttttgcagcttTAGAGTCCCTATGAAGATTCTAATAGATTTAATGACCCCacaaggctagctagtataggtagcaggcaccCCCAAAACGCCCCCAATGCAGCcacttaatacattacccagcctctatTCAGCAATCAGCGCAGCCTCCTCGCACAGCTCCACTcaactctatggggaggatcgtacatgacgtcataacatcatgcgcagacccgatcctccccataaagagaccggagctgtgcggggaggctgcgccgaacgctggagccaggctgggtaatgtattaagtagctggatcggggggtgccggctgcctatactagctAGTCTAGTGCTTGTGGGGTCATTAAATCTATTAGATACTTCCTGGGGACTCGTGATAGTAGCgagtggtatgcccgacacagtgtcgggcataccgctcaggaggttaaacaggaactcaagtgaaaatagcttaatcaataaaattgcttattgtttacaatgttcatttatagattatttagtcagtatttgcccattataaaatatttcctctccttgatttccattctgaaattgatcacaggaggcaacatctttagttctgccaggtgatctgtacggaatgttcatttactgagagatcTATGCACATAGGGGGATATTGCTTTCTTGGCAATTGGAAAaatcagttatttcccacaatgcaacaaagttcacagactgcaaactgtcaggaccatggtcatgacatcacactgtgggaggaaacTCTTCCgcaatatcatccatacagacTCCCATGacaatctatttgagaaaaggtaaatatttattgtgATAAAGgaagtatcagcca
This DNA window, taken from Hyperolius riggenbachi isolate aHypRig1 chromosome 3, aHypRig1.pri, whole genome shotgun sequence, encodes the following:
- the LOC137563734 gene encoding G-protein coupled receptor 61-like; the protein is MTDASKGRSLLHWIAATRGFTPSPAVTGPGMEDLPAHINPCLNGSSSSSSNCSSGSFSPFDAADSIPRYIGLFFMLLLDLVALVGNVAVAAVILKTPQLRKFLFVVHLCIIDTLAAITVMPLGIVASSGKVAFGETLCQAYISLEVCFSSASILTVSAINIERYYYIVHPMRYEVKMTLGLAISVLIFIWFQASLTSTVPFLPQVDTTGSNNASLVNATRCSLQRNAGGHKKVFVTFFVLVYFVLPLVIIVTVYCNVFKVARIAAMQHGPLPSWAASPRQRSNSTGSRTNIMPGNRSQRGSPDRTLGGAKAAFTLMIIGGQFVMCWFPYFVYHVQNALDSNLYKASGGKWESIVKWLAYTSFTVNPFFYGCLNRQIRNELARIPKCFLKQSLDEQLGLSSQEGSVEENFLQFLQRTSCVVDRRNSFPTSTASKLLVNQSTLSFRIPGQILEETPELMEHESSEGFKSIQICSKQGNSLAPPTK